A DNA window from Legionella sp. MW5194 contains the following coding sequences:
- a CDS encoding APC family permease has product MTTDAQKPRLQRELGLFGATMMGLGSIIGTGIFVSVGVAAGRAGPSVILAIGLSALVAVCNAFSSAQLAASHPVSGGTYEYGYRYLHPSLGFTAGWMFLCAKTASAATAALGFAGYLVNLLAMDSLPLIPLIPIAVITSVLLMILVLGGLRQTNWTNMVIVSVTLITLLLFVCFGLTTLSGKGLNNLQPFFPSEKGLGDFFYATALMFVAYTGYGRVATLGEEVKNPKTIIPRAIIATLTVSAILYTAVSLVAVGTVGAIHLAQWTHGSATPLERVARTMEIPGLGTLIALGACTSMLGVLLNLILGLSRVALAMGRQGDLPVVFARVSAAGVPRASVIGVGMLITGLVFVGNVETTWAFSALTVLIYYSITNLAALRLPKEERLYHPVFAVGGLLACLFLAFWIPLTIWITGLGLIIGGLIWHVISRLLRHSR; this is encoded by the coding sequence ATGACAACAGACGCGCAAAAGCCGCGACTCCAGCGTGAATTAGGCCTGTTCGGCGCAACCATGATGGGTTTAGGCTCCATTATAGGCACAGGTATTTTTGTCAGTGTGGGCGTCGCGGCAGGGAGAGCAGGGCCATCGGTCATCCTGGCTATTGGGCTGTCTGCACTTGTTGCGGTCTGTAATGCGTTTTCCAGCGCGCAGTTGGCGGCGAGTCACCCGGTAAGTGGGGGGACGTATGAATATGGGTACCGCTATTTGCATCCCAGCCTTGGTTTTACTGCCGGATGGATGTTTTTATGCGCAAAGACTGCTTCAGCGGCCACTGCGGCATTGGGCTTTGCGGGTTATTTGGTCAACTTGCTTGCTATGGATTCTCTTCCGCTTATTCCGCTTATTCCGATTGCCGTGATAACGTCTGTTTTACTCATGATTCTGGTGTTGGGCGGCCTTAGACAAACCAATTGGACAAACATGGTGATTGTTTCAGTGACATTGATCACACTGCTCTTGTTTGTCTGCTTTGGACTAACGACCCTGTCTGGCAAAGGCCTGAATAATCTGCAACCCTTTTTTCCTTCAGAAAAGGGACTGGGCGATTTCTTTTATGCCACGGCATTGATGTTCGTGGCCTATACGGGTTACGGCCGTGTCGCGACACTGGGCGAGGAAGTTAAAAATCCGAAAACCATCATCCCGCGCGCCATCATTGCCACCCTCACGGTCAGCGCCATCCTTTATACTGCTGTCAGTTTGGTGGCTGTAGGAACGGTGGGAGCAATTCATCTTGCCCAATGGACTCATGGCAGTGCAACACCCCTCGAAAGGGTTGCGCGTACGATGGAAATACCCGGACTTGGAACGCTCATCGCCCTGGGGGCATGCACGTCCATGTTGGGTGTTTTATTAAATTTAATCCTTGGCCTCTCGCGTGTCGCTTTGGCCATGGGAAGACAGGGGGATTTGCCTGTTGTTTTTGCCCGCGTATCTGCTGCAGGCGTTCCAAGGGCGTCGGTGATAGGGGTGGGCATGCTGATTACTGGTCTGGTTTTCGTGGGTAACGTTGAAACAACATGGGCATTCAGCGCATTGACTGTATTAATTTATTATTCCATTACCAACCTTGCCGCTTTACGCTTACCAAAAGAGGAGCGACTTTATCATCCTGTCTTTGCAGTAGGCGGATTACTGGCCTGCTTATTTTTGGCATTCTGGATTCCGTTAACCATTTGGATAACGGGACTGGGTCTCATCATCGGCGGATTGATTTGGCATGTTATCAGTCGGTTGCTGAGACACTCGCGATGA
- a CDS encoding MASE3 domain-containing protein encodes MDDLGKVAYFGNTPAWPLALKAFLPPAFLSLICIIIGHYAGFLAFHTLAELITINISLIAMTVAITSTRFTKNQFVVIISLTCGWCACLDIVHVLVYQGMSIIPATGGNESTQLWIAARFIQALSFLGATYFFRHTLRVWIFNLILFILISLVFSAVFSGYFPQTFINGYGVTPFKTYSEWVIILVLCIAWLLLWKNRNLLTKTSLFYLSMSILTMIITEIALSQYTSLFGIENSIGHTLRIFSYWFIYVALVIQTLTNPFSLLGQAANTYDHIPDATLIVQPDGSIRQANRAAGLMRAMTAETLVGKASHGLFHNKEIPQAHCPVCSQLPHTQNPFAAAIETSEGFWVECSLSPIHSEFFPDAWVQVIRDITSRKRLEMEQSRLTQALGERIKELQGLYRISEYSGRKSLNIEAFFAETARQLPLAFQFPELMVANIESIWGKFSSTQDPVFVSEPLIKEFSIDSKSSVRIEVGYHRLPSPSPDALFLPEEAALLDSVATILANTVERILYVQQITMSRASEKYFQAFIEKAGIGVYVRNKEKFLYVNPRFCEIVGQSKESLLNTGLMDLVKDQPARAFILKHWALLDQGQTNLTYTLPYRRPDGVTVTLRIDVTAISWLGNFQYLSLVQDISEIQLARQKIEDYVARLEKAIKGTFRAVSNMVEFRDPYTAGHEYRVGLIAKAIGQELGWPPARCASLELMGLVHDIGKIAIPAEILVKPSKLTAIEMELIKNHSQTGYDILKDVHLDAPVAEVILQHHERLDGSGYPRGLKRSDILPETRVISVADVLEAMSSHRPYRPALGIDAAVAEIQRGRGLQYDAEVVDAVLKLIHENRLPLHETRPTLTD; translated from the coding sequence ATGGATGATTTGGGCAAGGTAGCCTACTTTGGTAATACACCGGCGTGGCCTCTTGCATTAAAAGCCTTTTTACCCCCTGCTTTTTTATCACTGATATGCATTATTATTGGGCATTATGCCGGTTTCCTTGCATTCCATACCTTAGCCGAACTCATTACGATTAACATCAGTCTTATTGCAATGACGGTAGCAATCACCTCGACGCGCTTTACCAAAAATCAATTTGTGGTGATTATTTCGCTGACATGCGGCTGGTGCGCCTGCCTTGATATAGTCCACGTTTTAGTTTACCAGGGCATGTCGATTATACCGGCTACAGGGGGAAATGAGAGCACGCAACTTTGGATCGCAGCGCGTTTTATTCAGGCATTGTCATTTTTAGGCGCGACTTATTTTTTTCGTCACACCTTGCGTGTCTGGATCTTTAATTTAATCCTTTTTATCTTGATATCCCTGGTTTTTAGTGCGGTTTTTTCAGGGTATTTTCCTCAGACTTTCATTAATGGCTATGGGGTAACACCGTTTAAAACTTACAGTGAATGGGTGATTATTCTGGTGCTGTGCATCGCCTGGCTGTTACTTTGGAAAAACAGGAATTTGTTGACCAAAACCTCACTGTTTTATCTGTCCATGAGTATCCTGACGATGATCATTACCGAGATCGCACTTTCACAATACACGAGTTTATTTGGTATCGAAAACAGCATCGGCCATACCTTAAGAATTTTTTCCTATTGGTTTATCTATGTCGCCTTGGTCATTCAAACATTAACCAACCCGTTCAGCCTGCTGGGCCAGGCGGCCAATACCTATGATCATATTCCCGATGCCACATTGATTGTTCAACCGGATGGCAGTATTCGTCAGGCAAATCGCGCGGCCGGTTTAATGAGAGCGATGACCGCTGAAACATTGGTCGGCAAGGCATCCCATGGGCTGTTTCATAACAAAGAAATACCCCAAGCCCACTGCCCGGTCTGCTCACAATTACCCCATACTCAAAACCCCTTTGCTGCGGCAATCGAGACGAGTGAGGGCTTTTGGGTGGAATGCAGTTTATCACCCATTCATTCCGAGTTTTTTCCGGATGCCTGGGTACAAGTGATACGAGACATTACATCGCGTAAACGGCTGGAAATGGAACAAAGCCGCCTGACTCAGGCGCTTGGGGAGCGTATTAAAGAACTGCAAGGCCTCTACCGTATATCAGAGTACAGTGGGCGTAAGTCGCTTAATATCGAGGCGTTTTTTGCCGAAACCGCACGGCAGTTGCCCTTAGCCTTTCAGTTTCCGGAACTGATGGTTGCCAACATCGAATCAATCTGGGGTAAATTCAGCTCAACTCAGGACCCCGTATTCGTTTCAGAACCACTCATTAAAGAATTTTCAATTGACTCAAAATCCAGCGTGCGGATCGAGGTGGGTTATCATCGCCTCCCCTCTCCTTCCCCTGACGCCCTGTTTTTACCCGAAGAAGCGGCATTGCTTGATTCCGTCGCAACCATACTCGCCAATACCGTGGAACGGATACTCTATGTTCAACAAATCACCATGTCACGCGCCAGTGAAAAGTATTTTCAAGCCTTTATTGAAAAAGCAGGCATTGGTGTGTATGTTCGGAATAAAGAAAAATTTCTTTATGTCAACCCGCGATTTTGTGAAATAGTAGGCCAAAGTAAAGAGTCACTGTTAAACACTGGCCTTATGGATTTAGTTAAAGATCAACCCGCGAGAGCGTTCATTCTCAAACATTGGGCATTACTTGATCAAGGACAGACCAATCTCACCTACACTTTGCCCTACCGGAGACCCGATGGCGTGACAGTCACACTTCGCATTGATGTGACAGCTATCTCCTGGTTAGGTAATTTTCAATACTTATCATTGGTTCAGGATATTTCAGAGATCCAGCTTGCGCGTCAGAAAATAGAAGACTATGTCGCCCGGTTAGAGAAAGCGATCAAAGGAACATTCAGGGCGGTATCGAATATGGTTGAATTTCGCGATCCTTACACCGCCGGTCACGAGTATCGCGTGGGATTAATTGCCAAAGCCATTGGCCAGGAATTGGGTTGGCCGCCAGCGCGTTGTGCCTCACTTGAGCTTATGGGATTGGTCCATGACATCGGCAAAATTGCCATACCGGCTGAAATTCTGGTGAAACCCAGCAAACTCACGGCCATTGAGATGGAGCTAATAAAGAACCATTCTCAAACAGGGTATGACATCCTGAAAGATGTTCACCTCGATGCGCCAGTGGCCGAGGTTATTTTACAACATCACGAGCGATTGGATGGCAGCGGTTATCCCCGCGGTCTAAAAAG